In Gopherus flavomarginatus isolate rGopFla2 chromosome 5, rGopFla2.mat.asm, whole genome shotgun sequence, one DNA window encodes the following:
- the LOC127051479 gene encoding glycine N-acyltransferase-like protein 3: protein MLILNCSSKLRLLEGTLRRSLPDTLLVYGTVMTINRGNPAAQEVLVDSWPEFKVILTRPRREVALDDSDLYTNTYTVYYRDLGAYRALLTSAGAVNWGQSFRIFGLQDGVYEACKDFAEAKGIELEVLRHFTCLHPDPSSMPEIQLDPAMRLSSLDVSHADLLNEKWSFGGNEKSRKYLATLIRHFPSICLLDAAGHPVSWIASYPFGAMGPAYTLHEHRRRSYMVMLTNLLAKRLHALGYPSYGYVDVENYPMQRLQESQGFQRLPNLWYFILHNPVPGKAPTLTPRPAPGTAPALDSALRLSSLDISHADLLNETRPFLGTEQGWRYLANLICRFSSFFLLDA, encoded by the exons ATGCTGATCCTGAACTGCTCCTCCAAGCTGCGGCTGCTGGAGGGGACACTACGGAGGAGCTTGCCTGATACATTGCTG GTCTATGGCACTGTAATGACCATAAACCGGGGGAACCCGGCTGCGCAGGAGGTGCTGGTGGATTCATGGCCCGAGTTCAAAGTCATCCTCACCCGGCCGCGGAGAGAG GTGGCATTGGATGACTCTGATTTGTACACCAACACATACACAGTGTACTACCGGGACCTAGGTGCCTACCGGGCTCTGTTGACCAGTGCAGGTGCTGTCAACTGGGGACAGAGCTTCCGCATCTTTG GGCTCCAGGATGGAGTGTACGAAGCCTGCAAGGACTTTGCTGAAGCTAAGGGGATCGAGCTGGAGGTGTTGCGCCACTTCACCTGTCTTCACCCAGATCCGAGCTCCATGCCTGAGATCCA GCTGGACCCGGCCATGAGGCTCTCGTCCCTGGATGTCTCCCACGCTGACCTGCTGAATGAGAAATGGAGCTTTGGGGGGAACGAGAAAAGCAGGAAGTACCTGGCCACCCTGATCCGCCACTTCCCCAGTATctgcctgctggatgctgctggcCACCCGGTCAGCTGGATCGCTTCATACCCATTTGGTGCCATGGGGCCTGCCTACACTCTGCATGAGCACCGGCGGCGCAGCTACATGGTGATGCTGACTAATTTGTTAGCCAAGCGGTTGCATGCTCTAGGCTATCCCAGCTACGGCTATGTGGATGTAGAGAACTACCCCATGCAGAGGTTGCAGGAGAGTCAGGGCTTCCAGCGCTTGCCCAACCTGTGGTACTTCATTCTTCACAACCCAGTCCCGGGGAAAGCCCCCACATTAACCCCCAGGCCAGCACCAGGCACAGCCCCCGC GCTGGACTCTGCCCTTAGGCTGTCATCCCTGGACATCTCCCACGCCGACCTGCTGAACGAGACGAGGCCCTTTTTGGggactgagcagggctggcggtACCTGGCCAACCTGATTTGTCGCTTCTCCAGCTTCTTCCTCCTGGATGCCTAG
- the LOC127051480 gene encoding glycine N-acyltransferase-like protein 3, protein MLILSCSSKLRLLEGTLRRSLPDTLLVYGTVMTINRGNPAAQEVLVDSWPEFKVVLTRPRREVASDDSDLYTNTYIVYCRDLGDYQALLATAGAVNWRQSFCILGLRGGVYEVSKYVTESKGIKLEVFRYFNYFHPDPSSMPEIRLDQAMKLSSLDVSHADLLNETWSFGGNEKSRKYLATLIRHFPSVCLLDAAGHPVSWVASYPFGAMGPGYTLHEHRRRGYMVMLINLLAKRLHALGYPSYGLVNVENYSMQRLEESQGFQHQPKLWYIILHNPAPQVASDNSDFYTNMYAEFCQAFLGSVGMIN, encoded by the exons ATGCTGATCCTGAGCTGCTCCTCCAAACTGCGGCTGCTGGAGGGGACACTACGGAGGAGCTTGCCTGATACATTGCTG GTCTATGGCACTGTAATGACCATAAACCGGGGGAACCCAGCTGCGCAGGAGGTGCTGGTGGATTCATGGCCCGAGTTCAAAGTCGTCCTCACCCGGCCGCGGAGAGAG GTGGCATCGGATGACTCTGATTTGTACACCAACACATACATAGTGTACTGCCGGGACCTAGGTGACTACCAGGCCCTGCTGGCCACTGCGGGTGCTGTCAACTGGAGACAGAGCTTCTGCATTCTTG GGCTCCGGGGTGGAGTGTACGAAGTCTCCAAGTATGTCACCGAGTCTAAGGGGATCAAGCTGGAGGTGTTCCGCTACTTCAACTATTTTCACCCAGATCCCAGCTCCATGCCTGAGATCCG GCTGGACCAAGCCATGAAGCTCTCGTCCCTGGATGTCTCCCACGCTGACCTGCTGAATGAGACATGGAGCTTTGGGGGGAACGAGAAAAGCAGGAAGTACCTGGCCACCCTGATCCGCCACTTCCCCAGTGTctgcctgctggatgctgctggcCACCCAGTCAGCTGGGTCGCTTCATACCCGTTTGGTGCCATGGGGCCTGGCTACACTCTGCATGAGCACCGGCGGCGCGGCTACATGGTGATGCTGATTAATTTGTTAGCCAAGCGGTTGCATGCTCTAGGCTATCCCAGCTACGGATTGGTGAACGTAGAGAACTACTCCATGCAGAGGTTGGAGGAGAGTCAGGGCTTCCAGCACCAGCCCAAGCTGTGGTACATCATTCTTCACAACCCAGCACCG CAGGTGGCATCAGACAACTCTGACTTCTACACCAACATGTACGCAGAGTTCTGCCAGGCCTTTCTGGGCAGCGTGGGCATGATCAACTGA